One genomic region from Nocardia vinacea encodes:
- a CDS encoding IS3 family transposase (programmed frameshift): MATRKRHTPEQVVRKLSEADRLLGEGKDIADVCRTLQITEATYYRWRNQFGGLKADDAKRLKDLERENSTLKRLLAEAELEKAALKEIAKGKLLDPERRRAAVAHLMRVLEVSERFACRITGQHRSTQRRPSADQTATDPDAALRDWLRDWAKAHPRQGFRRAYHDARGEGWTVNHKKIQRLWRDEGLRVPQRRRRKRLGTSTAMAVTANAPNRVWAVDFQFDATDDGRPVKIVSIVDEHTRECLGGLVERSITADRLIDELDRIAVDRGYPGALRCDNGPELACQAMADWAGERVGLAFIPPGQPWRNGYIESFNGRLRDECLNINSFWSLTQARIVISDWKNEYNHHRRHSALGYQTPARYAATCIHR, from the exons ATGGCGACACGCAAGAGGCACACCCCTGAGCAGGTCGTGCGCAAGCTGAGCGAGGCCGATCGGCTGTTGGGCGAGGGCAAGGACATCGCCGACGTGTGCCGGACCCTGCAGATCACCGAGGCCACCTACTACCGCTGGCGCAACCAGTTCGGCGGCCTGAAAGCCGACGACGCCAAACGGTTGAAAGACCTCGAACGCGAAAACTCCACCCTGAAAAGGCTTCTCGCCGAAGCCGAGCTGGAGAAGGCGGCGTTGAAGGAGATCGCCA AAGGGAAACTTCTAGACCCGGAACGCCGGCGGGCGGCCGTGGCGCACCTGATGCGCGTGCTCGAGGTGAGCGAACGGTTCGCCTGCCGGATCACCGGGCAACACCGAAGTACCCAACGTCGGCCATCGGCCGACCAGACTGCGACCGATCCTGATGCAGCGCTGCGTGATTGGTTACGCGACTGGGCGAAAGCGCATCCACGGCAGGGTTTCCGCCGCGCCTATCACGACGCTCGCGGCGAGGGCTGGACGGTCAACCACAAGAAGATCCAACGCCTCTGGCGCGACGAGGGACTACGAGTGCCGCAGCGGCGCCGCCGAAAACGCCTGGGCACCTCCACTGCCATGGCGGTGACCGCGAACGCACCGAATCGGGTATGGGCAGTCGATTTCCAATTCGACGCCACCGACGACGGCCGCCCCGTCAAAATCGTCTCGATCGTCGACGAGCACACCCGCGAATGCCTCGGCGGCCTGGTCGAGCGCTCGATCACCGCCGACCGACTCATCGACGAACTCGACCGCATCGCCGTCGACCGGGGCTACCCGGGCGCGCTGCGCTGCGACAACGGCCCCGAACTGGCCTGCCAGGCGATGGCCGACTGGGCCGGTGAACGGGTCGGGCTGGCGTTCATCCCGCCCGGCCAACCCTGGCGCAACGGCTACATCGAATCGTTCAACGGCCGCCTGCGCGACGAATGCCTCAACATCAACAGCTTCTGGTCCCTCACCCAGGCCAGGATCGTAATCAGCGACTGGAAGAACGAATACAACCACCACCGAAGACATTCCGCGCTGGGCTACCAGACCCCGGCCCGATACGCTGCAACCTGCATCCACCGATAA
- a CDS encoding toxin TcdB middle/N-terminal domain-containing protein, whose product MTANGVNPVSRPLPVGGGGTRPVGEGFRPNLAMGGGSHRIPLDLPHGPGGVSPRLELLYSTGLGDGFFGMGWALNVPFVERRRPSPFRPAEPDVFTLSGAEPLVAMTGERWAPSVGSQPQIFTRERDSWICRTPDLLTMTFGASAQSRLAGSVDGADQVVRWYVDTITFPNGLEVRHEYETVDGEHRLRRLSYSEFELLLDYEARPDPSTSHALGFAVPLRSRCTRMLLRHSVRSTPSDARAWEFGYTQAPAVGHSLLSSLTVLGWHGENETLVESRRAPITFGYTAFDPGREQLRQFSTSTIPPPPLDGDVTLLDYLGTSLPGVLRLGRDGATYWENRGEHSFGPPRRLHQLPGGVSLAEDMARFADLTGNGTADLLIGDTIGGAWFDHDPTNGFAVRRQLRLAAGFGLEDERSTFLDLDGDGVVDLLAFRAGTPFAFINNHRGLEWSGPFVLPWGDLPPQLDRDPRLRFSDMTGDGLPDVVLLRSQAIVYWPNLGGGRLGAPVTIDGTPPFEVPDPDRNVHLADVDGDGTADLVLFGAGEVRIHLNQGGRRFGPAIVIDRTPVLSSSRAILADMTGSGTAGLLWTKSPNADGTTGYLYLDLLGGEKPYLLSSVDNGAGLHTDITYTTSARERARDLAAGRRWTGYLPFPVHVVGSIATTDSVTGQSASTSYRYHDGQFDGRTRQWLGFAEVESEDPGTDHEAASMQRLWFHNQIASAGVPAFEAGRGQPHRTEVIDPATGEVRVVSTSTWSALPTDPDSPESGAWLAVETGRTSTRLDGGLPYAIERYSYEHDDIGNTVRETRRGEWSDEEGPHTDELLIERVFATHPVHGLTSFQSRERRSSGGRLLKGFDWFYDGPDFVGLPTGAVERAYLSRQSEIALTPQMRADAYEDAAPPILDDLYRTELDPELGLVHIHDTRRYRNDVFGNQIATLDALGLRIELTYDSAGLNPILITESDRTSRSVTFDPVVQQATSIEDSNGNVLRTRFDGLGEIIAVWKRGAEADKPTETYSYDRRTVPHSMIQRVRVLRTDDVPGWERHSYLDGTGRAFQVRTRTRTGWTVEQTKVMSMRNREITVIDCYDAATSVFEATAPTGTVRHDKHYDFAGRLVSETLFGGTEVLHRYAGAETRFYDPDATKALNLDPLSPPSRTSRTDAWDRIVAIVEHDGTATPTEHRRYDALGELVEIVDAGGTTALASVLDGWGNRIRIDSADAGTSLFVFDAANNEVLRGDADARQLYHERDAHGRVVQIRAGGPAGTVEETYTYDTGPGNNLAGRLGRVVGAFGTVDYSYDVEGNPTTVARTFTGDSTMHTMAYSYDSQGQVRSVTYPDGHVVSYDYDPDGLLRAISGVVEDIAYGPHGRRTRMLFVNGLEARRGFTGGDHLLREMSVAVVTAMDGGPNVGTKLQHLVYTLDDVGRVRMTEDLSTVTGKVRNTQTFGYDARNRLAFATGTGPGGAAYRFDYSYDVAGNIIDGESFSGMVHGRDGDDTAHPNRLVRRADRSESEYAYDASGNLINDPELGTLEYDARHRLIRVARPDGGVVEYDYDHNDRRVTTRLASGGSTATRHEVEGVFVIDAEGTTKVVFDEDHRLALIPSTGNALLHHFDRLGNVNVVTNLDTGGLAAANEYSPLGALATSIVLQPHYAFHGAMLTDGMDIVLLGQRWYRPTLGRFLTADGYLLIHQDTIPGMHAGAHLYLYALNNPANFSDPTGRLAFLAALAIAAIVGAVLGAVGAASSGVKTWDEFLLWTLGGAIGGMLAVIGWAGIIIGTAALFGATVPLAAAATAGLIIYSIFGLIGALFTYGWDNSADKRFWFVSFLVKWAQSPIITTIGLIVAAFFVAGGNDVDFRRGMLFVEVGPGEGALTLGAIAWTRSCEFQRNGTVRDALAQHEAHHSRTIAAIGELGFYFTYVVVGGLWAGATSSLFCWNDINTRGNGNPFEKTAHTYTNDNGQIASSKPC is encoded by the coding sequence ATGACCGCAAATGGTGTCAACCCGGTATCGCGTCCACTTCCGGTCGGCGGCGGGGGCACGCGTCCCGTCGGCGAGGGCTTCCGGCCCAACCTGGCCATGGGCGGCGGATCGCACCGGATCCCGCTGGACCTGCCGCACGGACCGGGTGGTGTCAGCCCGCGGTTGGAACTGCTGTACAGCACTGGACTCGGTGATGGATTCTTCGGGATGGGGTGGGCGTTGAATGTGCCGTTCGTCGAGCGTCGGCGTCCTTCGCCGTTCCGCCCAGCAGAGCCGGATGTGTTTACCCTGTCGGGAGCCGAACCACTGGTCGCGATGACGGGTGAGCGGTGGGCACCCAGTGTGGGGAGTCAGCCGCAGATCTTCACGCGCGAACGAGACAGTTGGATATGCCGGACACCGGACCTGCTCACCATGACGTTCGGCGCCAGTGCACAATCGCGACTTGCCGGTTCGGTCGACGGGGCCGACCAAGTGGTTCGCTGGTACGTCGACACGATCACCTTCCCCAATGGGTTAGAGGTTCGCCACGAGTACGAGACGGTCGACGGGGAGCACCGACTGCGGCGACTTTCGTACAGCGAGTTCGAGCTACTGCTCGACTACGAGGCCCGGCCTGACCCATCGACCTCGCACGCGCTGGGCTTCGCGGTGCCCCTGCGTTCGCGCTGCACCCGTATGCTGCTGCGGCATTCCGTCCGCAGCACCCCCTCCGACGCGCGGGCATGGGAATTCGGGTACACCCAGGCACCGGCTGTGGGGCATTCCCTACTCTCATCACTGACAGTTCTGGGCTGGCACGGCGAGAACGAGACGCTGGTCGAGTCCCGCCGAGCACCGATAACGTTCGGCTACACGGCATTCGATCCGGGCCGCGAACAGCTGCGGCAGTTTTCCACGAGCACAATCCCGCCGCCGCCTCTAGATGGCGATGTCACGCTCCTCGACTACCTAGGGACGTCACTACCCGGCGTTCTGCGGCTGGGACGCGACGGAGCAACATACTGGGAGAATCGCGGCGAGCACAGCTTCGGCCCCCCGCGACGGCTGCATCAGTTGCCCGGCGGTGTGTCGCTAGCGGAGGACATGGCGCGGTTCGCTGACCTCACGGGCAACGGCACCGCCGATTTGCTGATCGGGGACACCATCGGCGGAGCCTGGTTCGACCACGACCCCACGAACGGATTCGCGGTGCGGCGGCAGCTCCGCCTCGCCGCGGGTTTCGGCCTGGAGGACGAACGGTCAACCTTCCTCGATTTGGACGGCGACGGCGTGGTTGATCTGCTGGCATTTCGCGCGGGCACTCCGTTCGCCTTTATCAACAACCATCGCGGATTGGAATGGTCCGGGCCGTTTGTACTGCCATGGGGCGACCTGCCGCCGCAGCTCGACCGCGACCCCCGGTTGCGTTTCTCCGATATGACCGGCGACGGGCTTCCGGACGTAGTCTTGCTGCGCTCGCAAGCAATAGTCTATTGGCCCAACCTCGGTGGCGGTCGGCTCGGGGCACCGGTCACGATCGACGGGACGCCCCCGTTCGAAGTACCGGATCCCGACCGCAACGTCCATCTCGCCGATGTCGACGGCGACGGCACCGCCGACCTCGTCCTGTTCGGTGCGGGCGAAGTGCGGATCCACCTCAATCAGGGTGGACGACGGTTCGGGCCGGCCATCGTCATCGACCGGACACCAGTACTGTCCTCGTCCCGAGCAATCCTCGCCGACATGACCGGATCCGGCACAGCTGGGCTGCTGTGGACGAAGAGTCCGAATGCCGACGGCACGACCGGCTACCTCTACCTGGACCTGTTGGGGGGCGAAAAACCATACCTGCTGTCATCGGTCGACAACGGCGCCGGGCTGCACACAGACATCACCTACACGACCTCCGCCCGGGAACGTGCACGCGACCTCGCCGCCGGACGTCGCTGGACGGGATATCTTCCCTTCCCAGTGCATGTTGTTGGGTCGATCGCCACAACCGACTCGGTGACCGGGCAGTCGGCGTCGACAAGCTACCGATACCACGACGGGCAGTTCGACGGCCGTACGCGTCAGTGGCTGGGCTTTGCCGAGGTCGAGTCGGAGGATCCAGGCACCGATCACGAGGCCGCCTCGATGCAGCGGCTTTGGTTTCACAATCAGATCGCCTCCGCCGGTGTCCCCGCGTTCGAGGCCGGCCGTGGCCAGCCGCACCGGACAGAAGTCATTGACCCCGCCACAGGTGAGGTACGAGTGGTATCGACTTCGACTTGGTCGGCGCTCCCCACTGACCCCGATAGCCCAGAATCCGGCGCATGGTTGGCGGTAGAGACGGGGCGGACATCCACCCGGCTGGACGGGGGATTGCCTTACGCGATAGAGCGCTACAGCTACGAGCACGACGACATCGGTAATACGGTGCGCGAGACTCGGCGGGGAGAGTGGTCCGACGAGGAAGGCCCGCACACCGACGAGCTCCTGATCGAGAGGGTATTCGCGACTCACCCGGTCCATGGGTTGACCAGCTTCCAGTCACGCGAACGCAGATCCAGTGGCGGTCGGCTGCTCAAGGGTTTCGACTGGTTCTACGACGGCCCCGACTTCGTCGGTCTACCCACCGGTGCGGTGGAGCGTGCCTACCTCAGCCGGCAATCCGAGATCGCATTGACACCGCAGATGCGCGCCGATGCCTACGAAGACGCTGCGCCGCCGATTCTCGATGACCTGTACCGCACCGAACTGGATCCGGAACTCGGTCTGGTGCACATTCACGACACGCGGCGCTACCGAAATGATGTGTTCGGTAATCAGATCGCGACACTCGATGCGCTCGGACTGCGGATCGAGCTGACTTACGACTCGGCCGGACTCAACCCGATCTTGATCACCGAATCCGATCGGACGTCACGATCCGTCACTTTCGACCCGGTCGTGCAGCAGGCGACCTCGATCGAGGACTCCAACGGCAATGTGCTGCGAACCCGGTTCGACGGGCTCGGCGAGATTATCGCCGTCTGGAAGCGAGGGGCCGAGGCGGACAAACCGACGGAAACCTACTCCTACGACCGCCGAACCGTCCCGCACAGCATGATCCAACGAGTACGGGTCCTGCGGACCGACGATGTCCCCGGATGGGAGAGGCACAGCTACCTGGACGGGACAGGCCGTGCGTTCCAGGTGCGTACTCGAACGCGCACGGGTTGGACCGTCGAGCAGACCAAGGTGATGTCGATGCGGAACCGCGAGATCACCGTCATCGACTGCTACGACGCCGCGACGTCGGTCTTCGAGGCGACTGCACCGACGGGAACGGTTCGCCACGACAAGCACTATGATTTCGCTGGGCGATTGGTCAGCGAAACCCTGTTCGGCGGCACAGAGGTTCTCCACCGGTACGCGGGCGCGGAGACACGATTCTACGACCCGGACGCAACCAAGGCGCTGAACCTCGATCCCTTGTCGCCGCCGTCACGCACCAGCCGAACCGACGCCTGGGACCGCATCGTCGCCATCGTGGAGCACGACGGAACCGCAACGCCGACAGAGCATCGCCGCTACGACGCGCTCGGTGAACTCGTCGAAATCGTCGATGCCGGAGGAACGACCGCCCTCGCCTCTGTGCTCGACGGATGGGGCAACAGAATCCGGATCGACTCGGCCGATGCAGGTACATCCCTATTCGTCTTCGACGCGGCCAACAACGAGGTACTGCGGGGCGACGCCGACGCCCGGCAGCTTTATCACGAGCGAGACGCCCACGGCCGGGTCGTGCAGATCCGTGCCGGCGGTCCAGCCGGGACTGTCGAGGAGACGTACACCTACGACACGGGGCCGGGCAACAACCTTGCCGGTCGCCTCGGTCGTGTTGTCGGCGCATTCGGGACAGTGGACTACTCCTACGATGTGGAGGGGAATCCGACCACGGTCGCGCGCACGTTTACTGGGGATTCGACAATGCACACCATGGCCTACAGCTACGACTCCCAGGGACAGGTCCGTTCGGTCACCTACCCGGACGGGCACGTCGTCTCCTATGACTACGATCCGGATGGGCTACTGCGCGCCATTTCCGGTGTCGTCGAAGATATCGCGTACGGCCCGCACGGTCGCCGTACGCGCATGCTGTTCGTCAACGGGTTGGAAGCTCGCCGAGGCTTCACCGGAGGCGACCATTTGCTCCGCGAAATGTCGGTGGCAGTCGTGACCGCCATGGATGGTGGCCCAAACGTGGGCACCAAACTGCAGCATCTTGTGTACACCCTCGACGACGTGGGACGCGTTCGCATGACGGAGGATCTGTCAACCGTGACCGGAAAGGTCCGCAATACACAGACGTTCGGCTACGACGCACGCAATCGGCTGGCCTTCGCCACCGGCACCGGACCCGGCGGCGCCGCATACCGCTTCGACTACTCCTACGACGTTGCGGGCAACATCATCGATGGCGAGTCATTCTCGGGGATGGTCCACGGCCGCGACGGCGACGATACGGCTCATCCCAACCGGCTTGTGCGCCGGGCCGACAGGTCGGAGTCGGAATACGCCTATGACGCTTCGGGTAACCTGATCAACGACCCGGAGTTGGGAACACTCGAATACGATGCCCGCCACAGACTCATCCGGGTTGCGCGGCCGGACGGAGGAGTCGTCGAATACGACTACGACCATAACGACCGACGGGTAACCACACGGTTGGCCAGCGGCGGCTCGACAGCAACTCGGCACGAGGTCGAGGGAGTCTTCGTAATCGACGCCGAAGGAACCACGAAGGTCGTATTCGACGAAGACCACCGGCTTGCACTGATCCCCTCGACAGGCAATGCGCTGCTGCATCATTTTGACCGTCTGGGCAATGTGAACGTCGTAACCAACCTCGACACAGGCGGTTTGGCTGCGGCAAATGAGTACTCCCCGTTGGGCGCACTGGCGACTTCCATCGTATTGCAGCCGCACTATGCATTCCATGGCGCAATGCTCACCGACGGTATGGACATCGTCCTACTCGGCCAGAGGTGGTACCGACCGACGCTGGGCCGCTTTCTTACCGCCGATGGTTACCTCCTCATTCATCAAGACACGATCCCCGGCATGCATGCTGGTGCCCACCTGTACCTCTATGCGCTGAATAATCCGGCCAATTTCAGCGATCCCACCGGTAGGCTGGCTTTTTTGGCCGCGTTGGCTATCGCGGCAATTGTCGGTGCCGTCCTCGGGGCGGTCGGTGCCGCCAGCAGCGGGGTAAAAACTTGGGACGAGTTCCTGCTCTGGACCCTCGGCGGGGCGATCGGAGGGATGCTCGCCGTTATAGGTTGGGCCGGCATAATCATCGGCACAGCAGCCTTGTTCGGCGCCACTGTCCCATTGGCGGCCGCCGCAACGGCTGGTTTGATCATCTACTCCATTTTCGGCCTGATAGGCGCCCTATTTACTTACGGATGGGATAATTCGGCAGACAAACGATTCTGGTTCGTCAGCTTTCTCGTCAAGTGGGCACAATCGCCCATAATAACGACCATCGGCCTGATCGTCGCAGCTTTCTTCGTGGCGGGTGGCAATGATGTCGACTTCCGACGCGGCATGCTTTTCGTCGAGGTCGGTCCAGGCGAGGGAGCGCTCACTCTCGGCGCGATCGCATGGACGCGGAGTTGCGAGTTCCAACGGAACGGCACAGTGCGCGACGCACTTGCTCAACATGAAGCCCATCACAGCCGAACCATCGCAGCCATCGGAGAACTCGGCTTCTATTTCACCTACGTCGTAGTCGGGGGCCTTTGGGCCGGTGCGACTTCGAGTCTCTTCTGCTGGAACGACATTAACACGCGTGGGAACGGAAATCCGTTCGAAAAGACAGCGCATACGTACACAAATGACAACGGACAGATTGCTTCGAGCAAACCTTGCTAG